The sequence ACACTCTACATTACTTGTTTCAGCGACGGAAATGCTCATCTCCAATTGGAACTTGCCGAGAGTCAAGTGCAACATTTGAATACCAAAATAGAAAGGCTGGAAAAGACCAACGATCACTTGAACAAGAAGTTTGTCATTAAgtacttgatttttttcaaaaatcaatgtttttttctagaatcgTCGAATTGGAGGCCGACTGCAAGCGTGGCGGCGTGACCTCAGCACATTCCAAAGCTGGCGAATTCAAATTAACGCCTGAAATGGAAAAGGACATGTCAAAAATGATTGTGACAATCAGCGAGCTTGAACGCAAAAATCTCGAGCTCACAACTCAAGTCAAGCAGTTGGAAACTAAAGTGACACCAAAGCCTAACTTTGTTGGTAAGTTGATTGAAAAGCAAGTTAAAAGGggatcattttcaaattttgatggaGTTTgccagatgtttttttttgaattaaaagaTGTTATAtcaaaactaagaaaaaaaattatatttccaaGAGGAAATTGTACAGTACTACAACTGCCCCATGTTGTAAGGTAGATTAGTGTTTTTCATATCAAAAGGTTAGCAAAACACATATTTCAGTGCCATCAGGAACAACCACCACAGAATTGCGCAAAGAGcaggaaaaaaggaaagcGCTAGAAGCTCAAGTAAACGAGTTAAAAACAACAGTATTTAAGTCCGataatcaaaaagttatcTCCCTCGCCACcaaggttagtttttttttcttaaggCTTCTTAGgctccattttcaaattttagatcgAACAGCTGAACGGTCAGCTTCAGATGGTGAATGAGAGATGTAACACacttcacaaaaaacaagTCAAAGACGGGGAGATCCAATATTCGGATgagttgaaacaaaaaattgaagatctTGAAAAGCGGCTTAGTGAGAAGTTGGCCATTGATTCAGTCAGTGAATTGCAAGGCAAAATTCCGACCATTGATGAAATTGAGCAGTGTTGCGAAGTTTTAGCAGCAGTTGAGACCCAAACTGGAAGGTTATGCAAGCAATTCGAAAAGATTGATCACGCACAGAAAGTAAGAATGTTTATAGATTTAATGGAACTTGTGCGCCAAATAATACACAGATgcgaaatgttttaaatgttgTCCCAAAATACAATACCCGGTCACGATACGCCAAATGTTTgctaaatgcaaaaaggtgtgGGTCTtcaaaaacactaaaatttcCTAACTTTCGTGGACACtaacattttattgatttttcaaagaaaaaaactatggTAAATCAAAATCTCCATAGAAAACAAGGGTTcgaataataaaacaatttctaaaCACGCAGACCCTTTTGcattgaacaaaaatgtgtcgcttcgagaccaggtactataattttgagacaaaaattaCGGAATCCCACATCTGGGTAGTACAGCTTTCTTGAATGTCTTCACTCCTATTATATTTGATTATTTAAGGATGAACGTCGTCGATCACTTTCCAAGGACAGCGGTGCAGCAATCATAGCTGAACTTGCCAATGTCATGCAAGAAATGAAAAACGTGCACCAAAAGCTTGACAAGATCAAAAACGTCACTCCAAATACTGGATTATCTGTAAAACGAATTCCAAGCAAGGAAAACCTTCTCGAaataaaatgctcaaaatgtgACCAACTACAAACAAGCATTGATGAACAGGCAAATGAGATCTCAttttataaaaagaaaaataaggaTTTGACAAATCAAGTGCTCCAAACAGAAGATCGCTGGACAATTGAGATTGAAAAGCAGCGtcagatatttgaaaaagaaatcaagACGTTAGGAATCAGAGTCGCGGATGCTAAAAGACAGAATGATGAATTATCAGAGCTGTTGGAATCAAAATCAACAACACTTGTTGAAAAGACAAGATCTTTAGAAGAACAAGAGGAGAGAAGCAAGAAGTTAAGAGCTGAAACAGAATTGTTGAGAAAAGATATGCAGGTGCGTAGTTTTATATACAGAAGGTGTGATCCGCAACTATACTTTTAAGTAATTTCTCCatctcaaaaatctgaattcatcattaaaggtggtgtagtcgaattttttttattgctttattagactcaaaattgtctgaaaacaccgaatttcataatgaaacttcttgaaaacttttcaaaaaaaaagttatggcggctcgaaaaatagcctaaaattagagaaaatttgaaaaaattagaaaaaattggacaaatctcttcgtccatcgacttttaaataccttaataaagctgaaaacgcaagataatcgACTTGTATACCCCAAATTAgacaacaatttcaaaaaaaaattgtttccagcctcTGCGACAATGATAAgttgtttaaatttcaaattttcacaaattttaggccatttttcaaaagctaataactttttttttgataagtttttaagaagtttcatcatgaaattcagtgttttcagacaattttgagtctaataaagaactaaaaaaaattcgactacaccacctttaaggtttcatattttaattccaaatttcaaaagtatcCTTGAGTTAGTTAACTTTCGAATGAATTTCAAAGTCTTCTTAATTTCAGGAGTTagaaactgataagaaaacgGTGAAAGAGTTTGAAATCAAGTACAAGAAACTAGAAAGCATATTTGAAACCGAAcgtgaaaaaatgaatggagAAAGAAATCGTTCTAAAAACGAACTCGCCGcaatgaagaaattgaaggATGACGCTGAAGAGCATTTGAGTAAGTTTTTCTGCTTGGTAAAAATAAGTTGAGAGCACATATTTAGatatattttctttcagaaaagttaTCAGATgatcagaagaaaaatgatgccgcttggaaaatcgaaaagtctAAACTGGAAAAAGATATTGCTTTGCTCAAGAAACAGTTACCTGATGAGCATGAAATGAAAGAGTCGACTGGTAAGCTATAATTGATGTGTCAGTTCTAGTAATTTGTTTTAGCTACTCCACAAAACTCGATTTCGGGAGAATCTTCACCACTCCGTCGTCAAGATAGTGAAAAGATGCTTGTACTTGAACTTAAGAAGCAAATTTCAATACTTGAAAAGAGAATTGCTGATTCGAACAGCTCACTGGAAGAATGCAAGATTCAAAATGCAGAACTCAGAGATCAGCTCGCAAAAGTTCAGGCAAACTGGGAGAAAGATAAAGAAGTGTTCCAGCACAAAAccagaaaaagcgaaaaactaCGAACAGTTGAGATAGATGCAATGCAACAAAAGTTTAGCAGTAGAATGCGAATCATGGAAGACACTAACAAAGCCCTGCATTCACaggtaaaaatttattttttataaaaatattctcTTTTGTGATCAAGTCGAAAAATAAACCATTTCAGCTTGTCCTAGCTCGGCGTGAGCGTGATACAAACAAAGATGCTCtgacaaatttcgaaaaacaggTTACCGACGAAAGGAATAATTTGAAAGTGAAAGAGAAGTCGGCCAATGAATCAACGGAAAAAGTAAAGGAACTTGTAAGTTTTATTTCACCTTTGTGTTTTACTTACCCCCACTaaccatttctaattttcacagaaaactcACATTTACCACGTTTGATATTAACACAGGTGCTCATTTGATGTGTTTTAATGATTATCACAAATTCACGGGTGAATTGAACTCACAAGCAATAATAACATTTAGTAGAAGGTAATTTCTTTTGAAGTGAAACACGTGTACTAAGAATTTTCCCGCTCCGTTTGATCTCCGCATACTGCGGGTATTTTacacccaaaaaatgtgacgtcacattttaGAGTATAGAAAACTTTTGTCTCAAATTTGGCGCCCGTTCTGTAGATCAAAATGAGAGGAATAATTCTAACTACGCATGGTGAAATAAACCGCCCATGGTTGACCATTGATCATTTTAAACGTCATCTTTCAGCAAAATCGATTAACCGCCAAAGAGGAAGAACTAGAACGCTTAAACACTGATTTACGGTTAACAAAAGAAGCTCGAAAAGCGGATCAAATTTTATGGAACATTGATAGAGCTAGAAATAGGaatgaaaaaatcgacaaCACTGATTCGGTTGAAACGATTCGCAAACAATATCGCGACtgtgaaacattttattcaaagGAGATGGATCGATTAAATGATAAAATCACAGAAATAACAGCAGAGAAGAATCGACAGAAGAATGAAGCACAGAAAACCATTAGAGTGCTCAGCGAGCAGATCAAAGTTTTGGAGATTGAGCAAAAGAATTTGTCGCAAAATAAAGATAGTCAACAGGTCGTAAAGGTAAGGATTTCAATGAATTGTTATTCAATATTGTTGTGACGTTAGgaattttcaagcaaattgGATGCGAacgtttttaaactttaatgaACTTTTGTGTTTTAGGAAATGATTGAATCTGAGAGGGAACGTCTCCAACAAATTGTTCACCTGAATGAACTCCAAAAACTAACTCGGAAGTACCGTCTTAGCAGTATAATTGATCAGTTAGCGTATGTCAGCGAAGCAACCCGTAAAACATCACGAGAGGCCGAGCCAGATGGCATTCGCTACATTATAAATCAGCTAACAGTTTTAAGAGATGACGAAGCGGCCAACAATTTGAATCCGTAAGTTGAAATTTGTGAGCATTATGGGTTGAAGCTTGTTACAGAGATGAGAGAGCAGGTTCTGTGCTCGGAGAAAAGGCTTCAAATGGGTATGCTCCGTCAATCTCAGAGTGTGGAGAGGGAACTTATGATAACATTAGTCAATCATCCTTCTCAATTCGATCAGTAAACAGTGCTCCACTGAGGCATGCGTATAGGTGAGTTTTAATGAAAACAGTCTCTCCGAAATACACCTCTTTTCACTTCTACTTGTCATTTTTGTTATTGCCTTttatcttttcttttttttttcttttactttttACGTGAGTTTATTTGACTTTAGTTCAGTTTGTCTTATTTTCATTATAACAATTAAATcttaatatagaaaaaaaacaatcgtAACATTTTAGTCAGCTTTGCTGAACCACTTCTACTTGCATGCctctttccttttcttttcacTATCATTTTCAGACACGCTAACCTTCCTATTCCAACTACCACTGCTTCTGTTTCAACGACTATTAGTGAAACTGAGCCGTATTATAGTAAACCGGAGAAGCTGAACATCATCAGTAATTACACTACAAAGAGATCATTCAGGTATATTTTAATGGGCTTTTTCTGGGATTCCATCAGTTGATTTTTGTGGCTTTctgtgatattttttgttgggtTTATCAATTACAGATTTGAGTTTATGTCTTTCTTCTTcaatactaaaaaataaaagcattgacgaataaaaattgatagcaatttggcaatttgaaacatttttcaacaataattTAGCaagtacaaatttttcaatagatgcaaatttttagtagtcaaaaaattacatattttgagcgtttttattttagtttccTGCTTGGTAAAAAACCGACTGAATAAATTATCCTATGCAATAACAAACGTTTCCAGCACTGAAAGCTCAAATGGGTTTGACAAATACGGTCGTCCAATGAGACGAGGATTATATCACGAACCATCATCAAGTAATAACTTAAGTAAGTACGTCGTATGGATGTACGGGAGTAATTGTGTTTTACAGGTGTACCGGGTAGAAAAACATCAAATGATGAGTATTCAATGAGTCGAGCTGCTTCATTCGATAACCGCAGCCAGTTTAGTGAGGACGAGGTGACCGAGGATGGAAGGAGCTCCCGGCCCAACAGCACGGGCGCAAATATTCTGTATAGAGTTCGAAGAGAGGAACTGGCACGTGGCGGACAGCCATCGGTGAAACTGATGGCAAAGGCTTTTGAGGCAATTGATGAGCCGAGAACGGATAAGAGAGGGTTCTTTGGAATTAGGAAGTCAAGATCAGTGGAAACGACGCAAAATGGGAAGCATAGTAAATTTGTGAGtctcacaaaaaaatgtcatCAAATGATAAACTGGACTTTTTTAAGGAAGAAGCTGCTAACTCAGCCTTGATGCACAGTTTGGGACAAGTAGAGGAAGGAGTCAGCAGCAATTATGCAACCCTACCAAGAGGTAGGCATTTTTCGTGTCTTCCTTTCGGGTTGAAAGACCaaacgcaaaaatttcaaaagtttaaaaaatgttctgatttttttcttcaatagtCTTCTACTTGttcacaaaatttattgaattattaTCCCAGTATACTTCAATAAATCATAGTAAAACTATAAATTAAGGGTaaactgaatttatttttcaggaggTCGAAatcctttcaaaaatatggGGTCTCGTTTGGTGGAGCGTGTTCGCAGAAGCTTATCCCGGTCGAGTAGACAATCTCGTGATTCTGACAGGGAAGATGAGATTGAAGTACAAGTTTACAAAAAGGTAAATTTTATACTTCTGAACAAGAAACtttaatgataaaaaatttcagcctgaAAAACCAATATCTTCCCccaagaaaacgaaaaagaagtCAGCCGAATCAAAAGCTCGCAAGAATTCCAGTAACATCTTCACATAGTTTgatattttccagttttctctCATTCTATTCCaagtttgttaattttttgaaaatctctcaTAGTCATCTAAATTACTTGTCCACTCTGTTGCCAATTTGATTATCCATATGATTTCACGAGAAATAAGTTAACTTTGCTCCATTCTTTTCATTGAAAGTGTTAAACTTTAAACCCATGCATTAAGTTCATTTGTTTGTTTATTTGTTTCGTTTCACTGAAACTATTAATGAAAGGTTTTCTTAATTTGTGAtttgtaaaatgaaaaaaatgtaaaatgaaaaatgaaacggttacaaaaaatttcctgcaTTTAGAGGGTGTCTTCATCATCACTGAGAAATAAGTCTTTATCATCCTTATCCAGATCACTACCGTCGTCATTATCATACACTTCAATGTCCTCGTCCTCAGGATTctacaaaagttttaaattatgaTTATTATTCTAGATATTATCCTCTTTCAGTTCTCCTACTAGCCACAATCATGAAATCGTGCCCCCTCCCATATccaaaattgtgcaaaatccATGTGTTTGTCACACAGTTAAATTGCATGACAGTCACATTTTAACTGACGTATTTGCTATAATTTCAGCAGTCAAACActcatgaaaaataaaaaatcttaccGTTTCATCATCATCCACTACTTTCCATCTGACAGACTGGGCTTCCAAATCAGATCGAAGGAGACGTTTTAATTCtatttcaatctgaaaataccAAGTATTGTTACATCTTTAATTCAAAACCTCTCACTTCTTCAACAGCCATTgtctttttctcctttttctttctaaatctacgttttttggcatttttcatcGGTGGTGTGATTCCGTGGGGGTAGTGGTATTCTttgactttctgaaaaaaatattgtaatatcatatgtatatttattttgaaacctcTTTTGCCAATTGACGTGCAGTTTTTGATTGAACATTCGTTTTGTTTTCTACTCCACTTCCTTCCACTTCTATTTTTGGCTCCCGATTTTCAATACCTTCCGGATTCAACTTTTTCCGCTCAGCTTTCGGGATTGGCATGGCTCCTTCACATATGATCATTTGAGAAACATCTGTTACTTTGTACAATGTGCTATTATCTAGAGTTTTGTGCACCTGGAAAGAAATtaacttgaattttaataGATGCTCTCTTAATACGAGCTGCTTAACTTATGGGTCAATTgtttcgagaaaattgaaaaacatcgTTTTAGGGCCGTTTCATTTGGAATTTGTAAagtatattttcattttgtttacTAACCTCGTTAATAGTTGGAAGATCAAGAATTTTTGCAGGCAAAATCTGGTTTCCAAGTCTAATTTGAACAGTTCGGTTATCCTCTTGGAAATTAATTCCAAGCTCTTCAGCATCTATTTCACCGTTCACCGCTTTCTCCATTCTATTCACAACATCTGGAGGGACTCGTAAAATCAGATGTTCTTCCCATTCCTCATTATCCTCgtgttgctgaaaatttccaaaatattttatcgggcaacttattaaaaatttaccttTGCAACTTTCAAATTGACTGAAATGGGTTGATCAAATGACATTTTTGTGTCGTACCTGTAAGTTATattgtgaagttttttttttggttctacACGGAAAAAAGCAAACAAGTGAGTGTGGAGGGGTACCATCGTAAGGAGTGTCCATATACTTTGTAAGACATCTATTCTCTCCTTTTTCAAGAACaaacattatttgaaaagaaCGTCGAGGCAGTTTGGAAGTTACAAAGAAGAAAAGAGTGTATAAACTTGCcttggaaaaaatagaaagattCATGCACATTTCTCCATCTCTTTTTCTGCCAATGGGAGAAGGCACAATTCAAACTAACATATTAGGGGATGAAAAGAGAAGCAGGGgagctattttttcaaactcaaaaagaaaaaacagaaagtcTCCAGAATTTCCCtggaaaactgcaaaaattaaaagaggggaaatacattaaaattgaaaatgggaaACTAAGATTTGTTGATCCAAATCGAATGGCCAAGGTTTTTTGATGGCAGAAAATTTGGTGACACTTTGGAGTTTAAAATTGTTAGTTAGTTTATGTTGGGAAATGCACCATGatatcattatttttgaaaatcattattgaaaatgttgatgTAAAATTTTATAGCAATATGAAAATAAACTGTATGTAATATACAAAATGTTATCAAAATATATGActacaaaattctaaattagCAACTCAAAATCAATAGTGACTAAACTCAAAACGAAAAGAGGTATCTGTTATGTGCACTCGAGATATTTGGACGCTCTTCGTCCGCCTCCCAATGTGTTCGCACCTCCGTTCGCTTCTTTTTGCTGTGTCTGCATCTCTTCATAGTCTCACAGTGTCTTGTATGCCTTCCAACGACGACTTCAGTTTATGTCTCGCAAATCGGGAGAGGAAGGAAAAGGAAGGTGTTACGTTGATTGATGAGccacattgaaaaataattgatctGCACTGTAAAGTTGATGCttgatgtttgaaaatataaataacaTATGGAGCAATTTTggatttgaaattgatatactaaatattcttaaattattaaaaaactagatttgGGAAGGTGAAACATAAACAAAGAATTTCCATGAGAAGCATTAACATTGTGCGTTCTTTACATCAAttcaaattagttttttaagactatttagaaaataaaaactgaaagtaGGGAAAATACGATTTTATACCGTTTTTGTTGTTATGATCAATATAATCCATTTTTAAGTGTGTAATAGTGTcaataaaaactttgttttaaaaaattggaatggcAAAAATTCCTTGAATACAGAATAAGAATTGAAACTATTTTAGTTCTTGAAACCTGGCTCATGTTCCTGTTCGAATTCTCTCCTAAGTAAGAGCTGTTGACCAAACAGAACTTTGCTACGAcaatattcaaaacatttacAAAATGAGTTGAGTGCTTCTAGTTGAAGAAGAGAGAACGtaaacttaaaggtggagtagcgccagcggggaaattgcttcaaaacacgcctatgataccacaatgaccaaatatcatgattaaaaaattcaaaaaaatttcctaaattttatatgattttttgaaaattgaaaaaatctcagtttttgttattttccaccgatttttaatgttttcggtgtgtttttgcttgaattttagagagaaagtcaaaataattgcaaactttcgattaaaaagcacgcttacaAATAACGCTTATAAACGATTTCGGccctgaattaattaatttcactgatttacgcctgtacgcgtgctttttaatcgaaattttgcaattattttgactttttctctaaaattcaagcaagAACAcaccgaaaaattaaaaatcggtggaaaataacaaaaaataaatttaaaaacgtgcaagcgcgctccatcgaacaagtCCAATTGgaggtaattcaaataggaattaggcaaaaactgagatttttcaattttcaaaaaatcatataaaatttagaaaatttagaaaaattttttatcatgatattcggtcattgtggtaccatgggcgtgttttaaagcaatttccccactggcgccaCTCCACCTTAAAGCCATTCTCAgtcagtgattttttaaagagtacACTATTTTTTCCTGTATACCAGATAGTTctaagtatttttaaaaataaatcccaTTTTCGTTAttccactttaaaaaatttcacaacacaatgttttaataacgTTTAAAACTGTTCAATGAATTTTAAACCTTGATCAAGTTGCAAAAATGCTCATTCTTGcacaaaaaacttcagaaattcAATATACCATTGGCAAAATATCAGCTGCTTGCAAAGtgttcggatttttttttcaattcctgaaACTATAGAACTGTACAACGTTTTGCACAACAGCAGGAATAGTTCTTGCATCTGAGCAAGTTCAAGAGTTCAGATTGCCaagtttcagacaattttaatatgaaaCAAGCGTCTATATTTCTCCAACCgacttcattttcaaattcctagatatttgcagaaaaaaaaacaattgaaagattttatataaaaatcggattttgtttcaggatatcttcaactattttttatcaatGCCTCCCATCGTTCAATATCGTTGTACCAATGTTAGTTAGGCCCCAATCTgtttattttaacaaaattgtaaacaaattttagtttcGACTCCATAATGCTAGATAAATATTGTCACCTGAAAGTAGTACATACATAGATCACGAAAGTTTGTTTTTCAGGTAGCtcatttataaaatgttttgatcaACAATAAAACCAaagttaaaaacaattaatgcacaccagaaatcaaaaaagttgctAAAAGTGTTCTCTTCTGAtcattgtaaaaattaaaagtacattcaaaaatcatgatataatttagaaattttaaagagaTTCTAAGCAAAAGTTATTTAATAATATAATCAGTCGTTCGGTTTTTAGTTTCTCATATGAATATTTGAACCaaacttttctgttttcataatttttttaatacccaatatctaattttcaaaattaaagtagACAGGCAGTTTGTCAAATTTTGCTAACTTTTcgcgaaaaataatttagtgtCACATTTTGGTGTGAGATTCtgcaactatttttttatccGTAGGATTTCCTGAATTCATGTTGCATTTTTCGTCCTTTTGTGTATATCAAAGTGGTGCGAAACACGATTCTTGATGTTTTAAAAggtttcggaaattttttgtattcagaactattttatttttctcggaaattattcatttttattgttgtcTTCACACCCAGTAAtctcatttccaaaaaaaaactttagagTTTATCTTTTGTGTCTGtacttttacaatttttgttcatcACACTGCACGTAAATGCAAATGAAAAGCAAAAACAGAACGTCGAAAGCAGTCAGTTAGTCTAATGAAATAAAGCTCAATGCTCTCTTTTTTACCGCCCCGTTTCACTTCTGAAGCACTCTTTTCTTTCCTTCCGGCTGAGCCTCCCGAGCTGCTAACAATGAAAAGATGGAGTGAAAAAAGAGTGAAGAAATAAATGAGAAGAAGCAAGAATAGAGCATTCGTTGTCCGCCCAATTTAGAATTGAATTGAGCGGCtagtaaaaataaatagtaatCTATTCcgatttgtaaaaaaacaccCACGTAGAGTTTGTTTCACCATTTAATTGTAGATTTCTTGCTACTCTATTAGATGTTTTTTAGTCCACATAATTAACAACATTAACGTTGCTAAcatagttttcaaatgttaCTTTTAAGAATTGAGAAAGCAATGATATCGTTGACAGAAGGTTTTTTAACATCTATTATTGTACCGAAGTCTTGTTGCTAGTTTACATACATGAAGAtgtattgttttcaaaacaattactCTTTTCTccttgttttgaaaaaaactctaGTTGTGAAAGCTCTTACGTAATAAGTCACAAGGTAGTTCCGGTCAAAAATAGAATCCAGCTCTAGACTGCGTGAAACATATAGCtggtaattaatttt comes from Caenorhabditis elegans chromosome X and encodes:
- the mtcl-1 gene encoding Girdin (Confirmed by transcript evidence), with the translated sequence MDRLNDKITEITAEKNRQKNEAQKTIRVLSEQIKVLEIEQKNLSQNKDSQQVVKEMIESERERLQQIVHLNELQKLTRKYRLSSIIDQLAYVSEATRKTSREAEPDGIRYIINQLTVLRDDEAANNLNPDERAGSVLGEKASNGYAPSISECGEGTYDNISQSSFSIRSVNSAPLRHAYSTESSNGFDKYGRPMRRGLYHEPSSSNNLSVPGRKTSNDEYSMSRAASFDNRSQFSEDEVTEDGRSSRPNSTGANILYRVRREELARGGQPSVKLMAKAFEAIDEPRTDKRGFFGIRKSRSVETTQNGKHSKFEEAANSALMHSLGQVEEGVSSNYATLPRGGRNPFKNMGSRLVERVRRSLSRSSRQSRDSDREDEIEVQVYKKPEKPISSPKKTKKKSAESKARKNSSNIFT
- the mtcl-1 gene encoding Girdin (Partially confirmed by transcript evidence) encodes the protein MGNQITCAPPEDRDTISMSSYFSVTSTNGMNSDRSCRGIENGKSVKIYDTEALSVSSYLSATSKGMSSTKSCESVNDTKSMVTAFSGSICEEERAITPTENESEYIQTLKEEISQLRDINHSLKEEKAQWALRQRLQNAEQSESSLINMLEDRLNQAENQIQDYRDENTVLKCELRELQETTFATSDEKLREKIRTTEGLCDELMEENEQLKAEVKDLQQEIEEMQDQYREEEIEEFRELQRELELNAKNCRVLQFKLRKTERSRDQAEAEKMHSEKKLDEYMNSCPEAVAASIKSDSAKVKELEYEIRVAKEVSVRLHNELEQTEEKRCKLEDEVFYLKEKVREIQTQNKWREARNKTDIAVKRLSAEIAASVPNIPENEMSKELRDALEREIDLREQMRFSEEDLKRTQIRLQDVENENEELLKKLSKASKLRPPMIRSASDGNAHLQLELAESQVQHLNTKIERLEKTNDHLNKKIVELEADCKRGGVTSAHSKAGEFKLTPEMEKDMSKMIVTISELERKNLELTTQVKQLETKVTPKPNFVVPSGTTTTELRKEQEKRKALEAQVNELKTTVFKSDNQKVISLATKIEQLNGQLQMVNERCNTLHKKQVKDGEIQYSDELKQKIEDLEKRLSEKLAIDSVSELQGKIPTIDEIEQCCEVLAAVETQTGRLCKQFEKIDHAQKDERRRSLSKDSGAAIIAELANVMQEMKNVHQKLDKIKNVTPNTGLSVKRIPSKENLLEIKCSKCDQLQTSIDEQANEISFYKKKNKDLTNQVLQTEDRWTIEIEKQRQIFEKEIKTLGIRVADAKRQNDELSELLESKSTTLVEKTRSLEEQEERSKKLRAETELLRKDMQELETDKKTVKEFEIKYKKLESIFETEREKMNGERNRSKNELAAMKKLKDDAEEHLKKLSDDQKKNDAAWKIEKSKLEKDIALLKKQLPDEHEMKESTATPQNSISGESSPLRRQDSEKMLVLELKKQISILEKRIADSNSSLEECKIQNAELRDQLAKVQANWEKDKEVFQHKTRKSEKLRTVEIDAMQQKFSSRMRIMEDTNKALHSQLVLARRERDTNKDALTNFEKQVTDERNNLKVKEKSANESTEKVKELQNRLTAKEEELERLNTDLRLTKEARKADQILWNIDRARNRNEKIDNTDSVETIRKQYRDCETFYSKEMDRLNDKITEITAEKNRQKNEAQKTIRVLSEQIKVLEIEQKNLSQNKDSQQVVKEMIESERERLQQIVHLNELQKLTRKYRLSSIIDQLAYVSEATRKTSREAEPDGIRYIINQLTVLRDDEAANNLNPDERAGSVLGEKASNGYAPSISECGEGTYDNISQSSFSIRSVNSAPLRHAYSTESSNGFDKYGRPMRRGLYHEPSSSNNLSVPGRKTSNDEYSMSRAASFDNRSQFSEDEVTEDGRSSRPNSTGANILYRVRREELARGGQPSVKLMAKAFEAIDEPRTDKRGFFGIRKSRSVETTQNGKHSKFEEAANSALMHSLGQVEEGVSSNYATLPRGGRNPFKNMGSRLVERVRRSLSRSSRQSRDSDREDEIEVQVYKKPEKPISSPKKTKKKSAESKARKNSSNIFT
- the mtcl-1 gene encoding Girdin (Confirmed by transcript evidence), which produces MDRLNDKITEITAEKNRQKNEAQKTIRVLSEQIKVLEIEQKNLSQNKDSQQVVKEMIESERERLQQIVHLNELQKLTRKYRLSSIIDQLAYVSEATRKTSREAEPDGIRYIINQLTVLRDDEAANNLNPDERAGSVLGEKASNGYAPSISECGEGTYDNISQSSFSIRSVNSAPLRHAYRHANLPIPTTTASVSTTISETEPYYSKPEKLNIISNYTTKRSFSTESSNGFDKYGRPMRRGLYHEPSSSNNLSVPGRKTSNDEYSMSRAASFDNRSQFSEDEVTEDGRSSRPNSTGANILYRVRREELARGGQPSVKLMAKAFEAIDEPRTDKRGFFGIRKSRSVETTQNGKHSKFEEAANSALMHSLGQVEEGVSSNYATLPRGGRNPFKNMGSRLVERVRRSLSRSSRQSRDSDREDEIEVQVYKKPEKPISSPKKTKKKSAESKARKNSSNIFT